From Leptospira venezuelensis, a single genomic window includes:
- the lcpA gene encoding complement regulator-acquiring protein LcpA, whose protein sequence is MLALWKNVKLISLSLIVFAACEPSVLSVSNVELCDYFTRDGVCREPSPLNKKYSVDIPNVKKPNTWEELGNYLYFHARETPGFVLRMNRKMSPEERKQIQETYFAMYEFAGVKGKMEGFEIGEDWIGSFNYLGSMVKEKQKKENRLGQYPYETSIFPTDMEFTWSAKGIKGSTKTRIDFVYHVLPAEKAP, encoded by the coding sequence ATGTTAGCTCTTTGGAAAAACGTTAAACTAATATCTTTATCTCTGATTGTATTCGCGGCCTGCGAACCTTCTGTTCTTTCCGTAAGCAATGTGGAACTTTGTGACTATTTCACAAGAGATGGAGTTTGCAGAGAACCTTCTCCTTTGAATAAAAAATATTCAGTCGATATTCCAAATGTCAAAAAGCCAAATACCTGGGAAGAATTAGGAAATTATCTCTATTTTCATGCTCGTGAAACTCCAGGATTCGTTCTTCGAATGAATCGCAAAATGAGTCCCGAAGAAAGAAAACAGATCCAAGAGACTTACTTTGCAATGTATGAATTTGCTGGTGTAAAGGGTAAAATGGAAGGTTTTGAGATTGGAGAAGATTGGATCGGTTCTTTTAATTATCTAGGTTCTATGGTCAAAGAAAAACAGAAAAAGGAAAACCGTTTAGGTCAATATCCTTACGAGACGTCCATCTTTCCTACTGATATGGAATTTACCTGGTCTGCAAAAGGGATAAAAGGTAGTACGAAGACAAGAATTGACTTTGTATATCACGTTCTTCCTGCAGAAAAAGCTCCTTGA